In the genome of Leucobacter luti, one region contains:
- a CDS encoding Dabb family protein, which produces MTLRHIVSWKLSGETREARDGQAAEIIAALEALPALVPTLNALTAHRNELFDGDNYDVTLIADFDDEAGLSAYVVHPDHVVAGAVIKKYAVARVATDFTL; this is translated from the coding sequence ATGACTCTGCGCCACATTGTTTCCTGGAAACTCAGCGGTGAGACCCGCGAAGCACGCGACGGCCAGGCTGCGGAAATCATTGCGGCGCTTGAGGCACTGCCGGCGTTAGTGCCGACGCTGAACGCGCTGACGGCGCACCGGAACGAACTGTTCGACGGCGATAACTACGATGTGACACTGATTGCCGATTTCGACGATGAGGCTGGGCTGTCCGCATACGTCGTGCACCCCGACCACGTCGTGGCAGGAGCGGTCATCAAGAAGTACGCGGTCGCCCGCGTCGCAACAGACTTCACGCTCTAG
- a CDS encoding glutaredoxin family protein, translated as MRTVKLTLIGKPGCHLCDDAREVIAGVRADAASRGVNTELEELDILQDPALARKYAEHIPVVQIGGKQHAIWRVDAVRLTAAIDKAARGGIFSQFVKDSPS; from the coding sequence ATGCGCACGGTGAAGTTGACGCTGATCGGGAAACCGGGCTGTCACCTCTGCGACGATGCACGCGAAGTGATCGCGGGCGTTCGCGCTGACGCCGCGTCTCGCGGAGTCAACACCGAGCTCGAGGAGCTCGATATTCTTCAGGATCCGGCGCTCGCCAGGAAATACGCCGAACACATTCCAGTCGTTCAGATCGGCGGCAAACAGCACGCGATCTGGCGCGTCGATGCGGTGCGCCTCACGGCCGCGATCGACAAGGCCGCCCGTGGCGGCATCTTCTCTCAGTTTGTAAAGGACAGCCCATCATGA
- a CDS encoding 30S ribosomal protein bS22, giving the protein MGSVIKKRRKRMSKKKHRKLLRKTRHQRRNKK; this is encoded by the coding sequence GTGGGTTCAGTAATTAAGAAGCGCCGTAAGCGTATGTCCAAGAAGAAGCATCGCAAGCTGCTTCGTAAGACGCGTCACCAGCGTCGCAACAAGAAGTAG
- a CDS encoding helix-turn-helix transcriptional regulator, producing the protein MPDIFGVIADATRRDILQVLLERFQRDAEISVSEIVGQLEISQPTVSKHLKVLREAELVTVREEGQHRYYSLNPEPLEMIEDFVIPFLSAGFDTEVTVEYLSEDGERIPGPGDQDAFANLDDGEEVLPEEAAAAAERIGRAAARAENRVKELVARFRLRD; encoded by the coding sequence ATGCCAGATATCTTCGGGGTCATTGCCGACGCGACCCGGCGCGACATCCTGCAGGTGCTGCTCGAGCGCTTCCAGCGAGACGCCGAGATCAGCGTCTCTGAGATTGTCGGTCAGCTGGAGATCAGTCAGCCCACAGTTTCGAAGCACCTCAAAGTGCTGCGCGAGGCGGAACTCGTGACGGTTCGTGAGGAGGGGCAGCATCGCTACTACTCGCTGAACCCCGAGCCGTTGGAGATGATCGAGGATTTTGTGATCCCCTTCCTCTCCGCGGGCTTCGACACTGAGGTCACGGTCGAGTACCTCTCGGAGGACGGCGAGCGGATTCCCGGTCCTGGAGACCAAGACGCGTTCGCCAACCTTGACGACGGCGAAGAGGTGCTTCCTGAAGAGGCAGCAGCCGCGGCCGAGCGGATCGGGCGCGCCGCTGCGCGCGCTGAGAATCGAGTGAAAGAGCTCGTCGCGCGTTTCCGCCTGCGCGACTAA
- a CDS encoding TrkH family potassium uptake protein produces the protein MIHSSPARFALLIFTALILVWTALLSLPIASSSGTMTPLADALFTAVSAICVTGLSTVDMSTHWSLFGEIVVLSGLQIGGIGVLTLASILGLTVTRRLGLRQRLLAAGDTNPMRMGRDVSESQAVGLGEIGGLLGAVALSVVVIEGILTLLITPHLMFAAGYDFPHALWNGFYLSASAFTNTGFVPLAGGLEPFATDVYLLTVLAVGVFLGAIGFPVIFALYRYVIGSGWRSHKRLGLHAKLTLTTTLIFVVFGWLAIAALEWNNQSTFGPQNFGQTMFSSVYMSIMTRSGGLGIIDPLDMNGSTLLVMDMLMFVGGGSASTAGGIKVTTIAVLFLAAWAEARGYKDVQAFGRSIPNEVLRVSVSILIWGATIVLASTVTIMHMTGESLDIVLFEVISAFGTCGLSSDLSAQLPDAGKYVLAATMWAGRVGTVTLAAAIAATNRSRLFRLPEERPIVG, from the coding sequence ATGATCCACTCCTCGCCTGCCCGCTTCGCACTCCTCATTTTCACGGCCCTGATCTTGGTCTGGACCGCGCTACTTTCACTCCCGATCGCGAGCAGCAGCGGCACGATGACGCCGCTGGCCGATGCGCTCTTCACCGCCGTCTCTGCGATCTGCGTGACCGGCCTGTCCACGGTCGATATGTCGACGCACTGGTCACTTTTCGGTGAAATCGTGGTGCTCTCCGGCCTGCAGATCGGCGGGATCGGTGTCCTCACCCTCGCCAGCATTCTTGGTCTCACCGTCACGCGACGCCTGGGCCTCAGGCAGCGGTTGCTGGCAGCTGGCGACACGAACCCGATGCGCATGGGGCGCGACGTCTCCGAAAGCCAGGCGGTCGGCCTCGGTGAGATCGGCGGCCTGCTCGGTGCCGTAGCGCTCAGCGTCGTCGTGATCGAGGGCATCCTTACTCTGCTGATCACGCCGCACCTGATGTTCGCAGCCGGCTACGACTTCCCGCACGCCCTCTGGAACGGGTTCTACCTCTCCGCCTCCGCATTCACGAACACCGGTTTTGTGCCCCTGGCGGGCGGCCTGGAGCCGTTTGCGACCGATGTCTACCTGCTCACGGTCCTTGCCGTCGGCGTGTTCCTCGGCGCGATCGGGTTCCCCGTGATTTTCGCCCTCTACCGCTACGTGATCGGCAGCGGGTGGCGCTCGCACAAGCGGCTCGGACTGCACGCCAAACTGACGCTCACCACGACGCTCATCTTCGTCGTGTTCGGTTGGCTCGCGATCGCAGCGCTCGAGTGGAACAACCAGTCAACATTTGGTCCGCAGAACTTCGGCCAGACGATGTTCAGCTCGGTCTACATGTCGATCATGACCCGCTCCGGCGGGCTGGGCATTATTGACCCGCTCGACATGAATGGCTCAACGCTGCTCGTGATGGACATGTTGATGTTCGTGGGGGGCGGCTCCGCTTCCACCGCAGGTGGCATCAAGGTCACCACGATTGCTGTGCTGTTCCTCGCAGCGTGGGCCGAGGCACGCGGATACAAGGACGTGCAGGCGTTTGGCCGCAGCATCCCGAACGAGGTGTTGCGCGTATCTGTCTCGATCCTCATTTGGGGTGCCACGATCGTGCTCGCCTCAACGGTGACCATCATGCACATGACCGGTGAGTCTCTCGACATCGTGCTGTTTGAGGTGATCTCCGCGTTTGGCACCTGTGGCCTGTCATCGGATCTCTCGGCACAACTCCCCGACGCTGGGAAATACGTGCTCGCTGCCACCATGTGGGCAGGCCGAGTTGGTACGGTGACACTGGCCGCTGCAATCGCCGCGACCAACCGTTCCCGCCTGTTCCGACTTCCTGAAGAAAGGCCGATCGTTGGTTGA
- a CDS encoding TrkA family potassium uptake protein, producing MVDIRSDAPVLVIGLGRFGAATAGQLDRQDREVLVVDTDPTLVQKWADRVTHAVQADARSMEALRQIGADEFQVAVVATGSSIEASVLIAANLVDLEIPQIWAKAISASHGKILERIGVNHVIYPEREAGERVAHLLSGAMLDFIQFDNNYVIAKMYPPRSIRGRTLSASGVRTRYRVTVVGVKTPGQPFTHATQDTLISPHDLIIVSGSASDVERFATIA from the coding sequence TTGGTTGATATTCGCAGTGACGCCCCCGTGCTCGTGATCGGCCTCGGCCGCTTTGGCGCGGCAACGGCAGGTCAGCTCGACCGCCAGGACCGCGAGGTGCTCGTCGTTGACACCGATCCCACGCTCGTGCAGAAGTGGGCCGACCGCGTCACACACGCCGTGCAGGCTGACGCCCGCTCAATGGAGGCGCTGCGTCAGATCGGTGCCGACGAGTTTCAGGTCGCCGTCGTCGCCACCGGATCCTCGATCGAGGCCAGCGTGCTCATCGCGGCAAACCTGGTCGACCTCGAGATCCCTCAGATTTGGGCGAAGGCGATTTCTGCGTCGCACGGCAAAATCCTCGAGCGCATCGGGGTGAACCACGTGATCTACCCGGAGCGCGAGGCAGGCGAGCGTGTTGCCCACCTGCTCAGCGGAGCGATGCTTGACTTCATCCAATTCGACAACAACTACGTCATCGCGAAGATGTACCCGCCGCGCTCGATTCGAGGCCGCACACTTTCCGCCAGCGGCGTGCGCACTCGCTACCGCGTAACCGTCGTCGGAGTAAAAACGCCGGGTCAGCCATTCACGCACGCGACGCAGGACACGCTGATCTCACCACACGACCTGATCATCGTGAGCGGTTCGGCCTCAGACGTCGAGCGCTTCGCCACCATCGCGTAA
- a CDS encoding LuxR family transcriptional regulator: protein MLIGRNRSLASAVSLLQAGTSIDVVGSRGSGRSAFLQSLRALLEKDECKVIVVRGVASLRQHPLAAMHLAGIGGPNDQRASSIQVTVEALREQAHGTKSVLFLDDWDDLDESSWGVAESVRRTTGMPIVLSRLQGLRARHTPSGLAASTLEPAYVIDMDPIRFEELEQVLEAHLGGTIETGTMSRLYAKSGGIVGLARNVLDAAVREGRMVNNHGVWSAARDLWSPALRGVLEAHLENLGSEARDALEIIALVGVADVETVRKLVSWHTLELLEERAMLRIVPAGNRQLVTVVPPLLVEFFRNEPLAARRIRLTELIIDRLGSSDSLDLLIARSSRSETLGEDDALFVRLLQERARTRRIVTRAEWKDSPGPRTAVQYVRALLQTPGSEEKIAQVFEETDSAAGDPAGRVALAVLRAQWTAYIENDMLGALRRLRADTHGLGAYERSAEACAVLIETNLTGIPEDYAARLESSDDLPADVQLALLEAQMTVLISLGRFGDARRVFDSLAEHVKNSMDTAHNMLYGLVLLGLGEFDAALSWALRGIDEAHGYLDPDATRAHGYLAALCLGISGDYPATEKLLDTLFAMGEPPSFPTSVQLGLLNIASLVAIRRGNVSLGERYASEVLSSGVPDGPLPVQAGAWADAQLLAFNGQQVEAAERLWASSESLWARGARFSAVLGMLTSLEIRMDPARMQRLEEAIAELDSPYVLPHLEYLRSRTAGDAAALVAMEERLLETGRPGLAVEALKQASALFQEAGDTARAAEAQELLDELVESFGSRRIDTTRFGATAVTLTARELEIAGMIAQGLNNPDIASRLVLSVRTVESHINRIIRKTKLGGRADVVDYMNGLAVGR from the coding sequence ATGCTCATCGGACGAAATCGCAGTCTTGCCAGCGCGGTGAGTTTGCTCCAGGCTGGCACGAGCATCGATGTGGTGGGCAGCCGGGGCAGCGGGCGTAGCGCTTTTCTGCAGAGTTTGCGCGCGTTGCTTGAGAAAGACGAGTGCAAGGTCATCGTCGTGCGCGGAGTTGCGTCGCTGCGACAGCACCCGCTCGCGGCCATGCACCTCGCCGGAATCGGCGGCCCCAACGATCAGCGTGCCTCAAGTATTCAGGTGACTGTCGAGGCGCTGCGTGAGCAGGCACACGGCACGAAGTCGGTGCTGTTCTTGGACGATTGGGATGATCTCGACGAGTCGTCTTGGGGCGTCGCCGAATCTGTGCGACGGACCACAGGTATGCCGATCGTGCTCTCCCGGTTGCAGGGTCTGCGGGCCAGGCACACCCCGAGTGGCCTTGCGGCTTCAACGCTCGAACCCGCGTACGTCATCGATATGGATCCGATTCGCTTCGAAGAGCTTGAGCAGGTGCTTGAAGCGCACCTTGGCGGCACGATCGAAACGGGCACGATGAGTCGGCTCTACGCGAAGTCCGGCGGAATCGTCGGCCTTGCGCGGAACGTGCTTGACGCGGCGGTGCGTGAGGGGCGCATGGTGAACAACCATGGTGTGTGGTCTGCAGCGCGAGACCTCTGGAGCCCTGCGCTGCGGGGCGTGTTGGAGGCGCACCTGGAGAATCTGGGGTCCGAAGCGCGCGACGCCCTTGAGATCATCGCGCTCGTCGGCGTCGCGGACGTTGAGACCGTGCGGAAGCTTGTCAGTTGGCACACGCTCGAGTTGCTGGAGGAACGCGCGATGCTGCGCATCGTGCCAGCCGGAAATCGTCAGCTCGTGACAGTGGTGCCGCCATTGTTGGTCGAGTTCTTCCGCAACGAGCCGTTGGCTGCGCGGCGGATCAGGCTGACCGAGCTCATCATCGACCGATTGGGCTCGTCGGATTCCCTCGACCTGCTGATCGCCCGCTCGAGCCGCAGCGAGACGCTGGGTGAGGACGATGCGCTGTTCGTTCGGCTGCTCCAGGAGCGGGCACGGACCAGGCGGATAGTGACCCGGGCCGAGTGGAAAGACTCTCCCGGACCGCGCACGGCCGTGCAGTATGTGCGTGCCCTGCTGCAGACCCCCGGATCAGAAGAGAAGATCGCGCAAGTGTTTGAGGAAACGGATAGCGCAGCGGGAGACCCCGCGGGGCGCGTAGCGCTCGCGGTGTTGCGCGCGCAGTGGACCGCGTACATCGAGAACGACATGCTTGGCGCACTGCGTCGCCTGCGCGCCGATACTCACGGTCTCGGTGCGTATGAGCGCTCGGCTGAGGCGTGCGCAGTGCTGATCGAGACGAACCTCACTGGGATCCCGGAAGACTACGCTGCGCGACTCGAGAGCTCAGACGATCTGCCCGCCGACGTGCAGCTCGCGCTCCTGGAAGCGCAGATGACGGTGCTGATCTCGCTGGGCCGGTTTGGTGACGCCCGCAGGGTGTTCGACTCGCTCGCAGAACACGTCAAGAACTCGATGGACACCGCCCACAACATGCTCTACGGGCTCGTGCTTCTCGGCCTGGGCGAGTTCGACGCAGCCCTCAGCTGGGCGCTGCGCGGGATTGACGAAGCGCACGGGTACCTTGACCCGGATGCCACGCGAGCGCACGGCTACCTTGCGGCGCTGTGCCTTGGAATCTCGGGAGATTACCCGGCGACGGAGAAGCTGCTCGACACCCTCTTCGCTATGGGGGAACCGCCGAGCTTCCCGACCTCCGTCCAGCTCGGGTTGCTGAACATCGCATCGCTCGTCGCGATCCGACGAGGAAATGTATCGCTCGGTGAGCGCTACGCGAGTGAGGTCCTCAGCAGTGGCGTGCCTGACGGCCCGTTGCCTGTGCAGGCGGGCGCCTGGGCTGATGCGCAGTTGCTCGCATTCAACGGCCAGCAGGTTGAGGCGGCTGAGCGACTGTGGGCTTCGTCCGAGTCGCTCTGGGCGCGTGGCGCACGATTCTCGGCAGTGCTTGGCATGCTCACTTCGTTGGAGATCCGCATGGATCCTGCACGCATGCAGCGCCTCGAAGAGGCGATCGCCGAGCTCGACAGCCCGTATGTGCTGCCGCACCTCGAGTACCTCCGCAGCCGAACGGCCGGAGACGCAGCGGCGCTGGTCGCGATGGAGGAACGCCTGCTTGAGACCGGGAGGCCGGGGCTCGCCGTTGAGGCGCTCAAACAGGCCAGTGCGCTGTTCCAGGAGGCGGGAGACACGGCTCGTGCAGCGGAAGCGCAGGAGCTCCTCGACGAGTTGGTGGAGTCGTTTGGCAGCCGGCGGATCGACACCACGCGGTTTGGCGCAACCGCGGTGACCCTGACTGCTCGCGAGCTCGAGATTGCTGGGATGATCGCTCAGGGGCTGAACAACCCTGATATCGCCTCGCGCCTGGTGCTCAGCGTGCGCACCGTGGAGAGCCACATCAACCGGATTATCCGCAAGACGAAGCTGGGCGGACGCGCTGACGTGGTTGATTATATGAACGGGCTCGCCGTGGGTCGATAG
- a CDS encoding pyrroline-5-carboxylate reductase dimerization domain-containing protein → MRRLFETVGQVIVVREDQINDVAAVSGSGPAYVFLYVEEMIAAAERLGFEAAQARQLVRQTVLGAAELMESSGEDAAQLRRNVTSPKGTTEQAIIELQAGGWPELFDRALAANVRRSRELEAE, encoded by the coding sequence GTGCGCCGCCTGTTCGAGACGGTCGGCCAGGTGATCGTGGTCCGCGAGGACCAGATCAATGACGTCGCAGCGGTCTCCGGGTCCGGCCCGGCATACGTGTTCCTCTACGTCGAAGAGATGATTGCGGCGGCAGAGCGGCTCGGCTTCGAGGCTGCGCAGGCCAGGCAGCTTGTGCGCCAGACCGTGCTGGGAGCCGCGGAACTGATGGAATCCAGCGGTGAGGACGCCGCGCAGCTCCGCCGCAACGTCACGAGCCCGAAGGGCACGACAGAGCAGGCGATCATTGAGCTGCAGGCCGGCGGCTGGCCCGAGCTGTTCGACCGCGCGCTCGCCGCAAACGTGCGGCGCTCGCGGGAGCTCGAAGCGGAGTAG
- a CDS encoding NAD(P)-binding domain-containing protein: protein MNAASETPEQPGLPRTAMIGVGSMGGAILQGLRNPSVAITRPIVVTTRSAASAAEYANTTDVTAIALEDDAEANRRAVAGAGLVILAVKPWLLIDAAREIAQALEPGAVVVSVAAGVPSAAIEAVLPAGVAVVRAMPNTPSHIGRGMTGIAGVPRPVPPMSSSCAACSRRSAR from the coding sequence GTGAACGCAGCCAGTGAGACGCCCGAGCAGCCCGGCCTTCCCCGCACCGCGATGATCGGTGTCGGTTCGATGGGGGGTGCAATCCTGCAGGGACTGCGAAATCCCTCGGTCGCGATTACGCGCCCAATTGTTGTTACCACTCGCTCAGCGGCGAGTGCGGCAGAGTATGCAAACACCACTGATGTCACGGCGATCGCGCTCGAAGACGACGCCGAGGCGAACCGGCGCGCTGTCGCGGGGGCTGGCCTCGTGATTCTGGCGGTGAAGCCCTGGCTGCTGATCGACGCAGCACGCGAGATCGCGCAGGCGCTCGAGCCAGGCGCAGTCGTCGTGAGTGTCGCGGCCGGAGTGCCGAGCGCTGCGATTGAAGCGGTGCTGCCTGCAGGGGTCGCCGTCGTGCGCGCGATGCCGAACACTCCGTCACACATCGGGCGCGGCATGACCGGGATCGCTGGGGTGCCACGGCCAGTGCCGCCGATGTCGAGCTCGTGCGCCGCCTGTTCGAGACGGTCGGCCAGGTGA
- a CDS encoding cation diffusion facilitator family transporter, which yields MSATGGNKAIIAAFLANMGIAITKFIAWAFSGSSSMLAEGVHSLADSGNQLLLLLGGKRAQQKADKEHPFGYGRVRYVYAFVVAIVLFSIGGVFSVYEGVSKIQNPHPLEMWWLPLLVLAIAIGLESFSLRTAVRESRPHKGDSSWIQFIRRSKAPELPVVLLEDIAALLGLVIAFFGVGLTVITGNGLFDGIATIAIGVLLVAVAIIIGIEVKSLLVGEGASDEDVAKIEAALLKSQDVDRIIHMKTLYVGPDEFMVGAKISLAPERTMNEVSMIINLAERRVREAVPAARIIYIEPDVYLDPNIAQPTTSSIVMLSSD from the coding sequence ATGAGCGCGACAGGCGGCAACAAGGCCATCATCGCGGCGTTCCTCGCCAACATGGGCATTGCGATTACGAAGTTCATCGCGTGGGCCTTTTCCGGTTCCTCGTCGATGCTGGCCGAGGGTGTGCACTCACTTGCAGACTCCGGAAACCAGCTCTTGCTCCTGCTCGGCGGCAAGCGCGCACAGCAGAAGGCTGACAAGGAGCACCCGTTCGGCTACGGCCGTGTGCGCTATGTTTACGCCTTCGTCGTCGCAATCGTGCTGTTCTCGATCGGCGGTGTCTTCTCCGTCTACGAGGGCGTCTCCAAGATCCAGAACCCGCACCCGCTCGAAATGTGGTGGCTGCCACTGCTCGTCCTCGCAATCGCGATCGGGCTTGAGAGCTTCTCGCTCCGCACCGCGGTCCGAGAAAGTCGGCCACACAAGGGCGACTCGAGCTGGATCCAGTTCATCCGCCGCTCGAAAGCCCCGGAGCTTCCCGTGGTGCTCCTTGAGGACATTGCCGCACTGCTCGGCCTCGTGATCGCGTTCTTCGGTGTTGGCCTCACCGTCATCACCGGCAACGGCCTCTTCGACGGCATCGCCACGATCGCAATTGGCGTGCTGCTCGTCGCCGTCGCAATCATCATCGGCATCGAAGTGAAGAGCCTCCTCGTCGGCGAAGGGGCGAGCGATGAGGACGTTGCAAAGATCGAAGCAGCCCTGTTGAAGTCGCAGGATGTGGACCGGATCATTCACATGAAGACGCTCTACGTCGGCCCCGACGAGTTCATGGTTGGGGCAAAGATCAGCCTCGCTCCCGAGCGCACGATGAACGAGGTCTCCATGATCATCAACCTTGCTGAGCGCCGGGTGCGCGAGGCCGTACCCGCCGCACGGATTATCTACATCGAGCCCGATGTCTATCTCGATCCGAATATTGCTCAGCCGACAACGAGCTCAATCGTCATGCTCTCGAGCGACTGA
- a CDS encoding ABC transporter substrate-binding protein, whose product MTSRALLRSATLVTTALLISGLAACSTGGAADPGTGSGDTGSGTSVDAATATSAEDFGGMDELVKAAQEEGQLNVIALPDTWANYGEIISGFEEKYDITVNSASPDASSAEEIQAADNLKGQDTAPDVFDLGTAVALASTDYFAPYQVAEWDSIPAENKDPEGLWVNNYSGIMSIGYDSDKLPEPKTLTDLLGSDFTGAVALNGDPTQAGAAFAAIGSIAALNGGGVDDFGPGIDFAGELRQAGNFLSLDPTPATIASGETPLVFDWSFNNVAAAADKPSWKTTVLPGAAYVSFYNEAINKDAPNPAAARLWQEWIFSDEAQALFLEANAVPVRVDALTKAGAADEKLISQATFGTDSADWVSPTQEETDAANALLTERWATTVQ is encoded by the coding sequence GTGACCTCTCGCGCACTTCTGCGCTCGGCGACGCTCGTCACGACCGCACTCCTGATCAGCGGGCTCGCAGCCTGCTCTACCGGCGGCGCCGCTGACCCCGGCACGGGGTCCGGCGACACGGGATCCGGCACCTCAGTCGATGCCGCCACCGCGACCAGCGCCGAAGACTTCGGCGGCATGGATGAGCTCGTGAAAGCCGCACAGGAGGAGGGCCAGCTCAACGTCATCGCCCTCCCAGACACGTGGGCGAACTACGGCGAGATCATCTCCGGGTTCGAGGAAAAGTACGACATCACCGTCAATTCGGCCTCCCCCGACGCGTCAAGCGCCGAGGAGATCCAGGCAGCTGACAACCTAAAGGGGCAAGACACTGCGCCCGACGTCTTCGATCTCGGCACCGCAGTAGCGCTCGCGAGCACCGACTACTTCGCGCCGTACCAGGTGGCGGAGTGGGATTCGATCCCGGCTGAGAACAAGGATCCGGAGGGCCTCTGGGTCAACAATTACTCCGGCATCATGTCGATTGGGTACGACTCGGACAAGCTGCCCGAACCGAAGACCCTCACAGATCTCCTCGGCTCCGATTTCACGGGAGCCGTGGCGCTCAACGGTGACCCGACGCAGGCTGGTGCCGCGTTCGCAGCAATCGGCTCTATTGCGGCGCTAAATGGCGGCGGTGTCGATGATTTCGGTCCCGGCATCGACTTTGCCGGAGAGCTGCGCCAGGCAGGGAACTTCCTTTCGCTCGATCCGACACCCGCGACAATCGCCTCAGGCGAGACCCCGCTCGTGTTCGACTGGTCGTTCAACAACGTCGCGGCCGCCGCTGACAAACCGAGCTGGAAGACGACGGTGCTCCCTGGCGCCGCGTACGTGTCGTTCTACAACGAGGCGATCAACAAGGACGCCCCGAACCCGGCCGCTGCCCGACTCTGGCAAGAGTGGATCTTCTCCGACGAAGCGCAGGCGCTCTTCCTCGAAGCGAACGCCGTACCCGTGCGGGTCGATGCGCTGACGAAGGCCGGCGCAGCCGATGAGAAGTTGATTTCGCAGGCCACCTTCGGAACCGACTCGGCAGACTGGGTCTCGCCGACCCAGGAGGAAACCGACGCCGCCAACGCACTGCTCACCGAGCGCTGGGCCACGACGGTTCAGTAG
- a CDS encoding ABC transporter permease subunit translates to MKRLLPAFGLTPFVAYVLLFLAVPTCIAIASGFVGEHGFTLAGLAVLTQPNTLSAFGSSIWVSALTALSGAVIGAILCWALAALPERGPLRRVIDAASSVLAQFGGVMLAFAFIATIGIQGIVTVILREQFGLDLFAKGVWLYELPGLILPYLYFQVPLMVITFLPAVVALRPDWSEAVATLGGSSGAYWRRVGLPVLAPAFLGSLLLLFANAFSSYATAAALISQGSQIVPLQIRAALIGETGASQAASAGILALGMVIVMTIVMLGYGRLMSRAARWQR, encoded by the coding sequence ATGAAACGCCTCCTTCCCGCGTTCGGCCTGACGCCGTTCGTCGCATATGTCCTCCTCTTCCTCGCGGTGCCAACATGCATTGCTATCGCGAGCGGCTTCGTGGGTGAGCACGGGTTCACCCTTGCTGGCCTCGCCGTCCTCACCCAGCCCAACACGCTCTCCGCATTCGGGTCGAGCATTTGGGTGAGTGCGCTCACCGCGTTGAGCGGTGCCGTGATTGGCGCGATCCTGTGCTGGGCCCTTGCTGCGCTGCCCGAGCGGGGGCCATTGCGCCGCGTGATCGATGCAGCCAGCTCAGTGCTCGCCCAGTTTGGCGGCGTGATGCTCGCGTTCGCATTCATCGCGACGATCGGCATTCAGGGCATCGTCACGGTAATCCTGCGCGAGCAATTCGGCCTTGATCTCTTCGCCAAAGGCGTCTGGCTGTATGAACTGCCAGGACTGATCCTCCCCTATCTCTATTTCCAAGTACCACTCATGGTGATCACATTTCTGCCAGCGGTCGTGGCGCTGCGACCCGATTGGTCAGAGGCAGTTGCCACGCTCGGCGGATCAAGCGGCGCGTACTGGCGCCGGGTCGGCCTTCCCGTGCTCGCCCCCGCATTCCTCGGTTCGCTCCTGCTGCTGTTTGCCAACGCATTCTCGTCCTACGCGACAGCCGCGGCCCTCATCAGCCAGGGCTCCCAGATCGTGCCACTCCAGATTCGCGCGGCTCTCATCGGCGAGACTGGCGCGAGCCAGGCGGCCTCCGCCGGAATTCTGGCGCTCGGCATGGTGATCGTCATGACGATCGTCATGCTCGGCTACGGCAGGCTCATGTCCCGCGCGGCACGGTGGCAGCGATGA